Proteins encoded together in one Micromonospora kangleipakensis window:
- a CDS encoding alpha/beta hydrolase — MRRVRLTLAGFAAAVVVTAGCTLPAFAPRTESQGEAAAPGSAPTWRACPEVADELVGRGASGMRYECARIAVPRNWGSGATTGATAGPGAGETFEIALLRIRSNRQHDRIGSLVVNPGGPGASGVDTAVYLSFGSAFGGLPATVTDRFDIVGFDPRGVARSSPVKCISDADLDASFGYDPDPESQAAFDGFVNLNKRIGQRCGDRYGDQLPLYGTEQAARDMDAVRAAVGDDKLTYLGYSYGTLLGATYAQLYPDRVRALVLDGAVDPQQQLIAGSESQAKGFERAFGNFARWCTANAGRCPIAPDARGAVTAAIDKAKVSPVRGGDGREATAGWVFYAVISSLYTESGWQELARAIDQLQGGDPAGVFKLADAYAGREDDGHYSNLFDANLAVNCADETEKPTREQIRQLQSQWREKYPLFGPALAVGMVGCVEWPGGRDPYPTGKAVGAPPIVVVGTTGDPATPYEQTAALASMLGVGRVLTWEGEGHTAYPQTACVTAAVDAYLISLTVPREGLRCPAR; from the coding sequence ATCCGACGGGTCCGGCTGACCCTGGCCGGGTTCGCCGCGGCGGTGGTGGTCACCGCCGGCTGCACGCTGCCGGCGTTCGCCCCACGGACCGAGAGCCAGGGCGAGGCGGCCGCCCCCGGCAGCGCGCCGACCTGGCGGGCCTGCCCCGAGGTGGCCGACGAGCTGGTCGGCCGGGGCGCCTCAGGGATGCGCTACGAGTGTGCCCGGATCGCCGTGCCGCGCAACTGGGGCAGCGGCGCCACGACCGGCGCGACCGCCGGGCCCGGCGCCGGGGAGACCTTCGAGATCGCGCTGCTGCGGATCCGGTCGAACCGGCAGCACGACCGGATCGGGTCGCTGGTGGTCAACCCGGGCGGCCCCGGCGCGTCCGGTGTGGACACCGCCGTCTACCTCTCCTTCGGCTCCGCGTTCGGCGGGCTGCCGGCCACGGTGACCGACCGCTTCGACATCGTCGGCTTCGACCCGCGCGGGGTGGCCCGGTCCAGCCCGGTCAAGTGCATCTCCGACGCCGACCTGGACGCCAGCTTCGGCTACGACCCCGACCCCGAGAGCCAGGCCGCGTTCGACGGCTTCGTCAACCTCAACAAGCGGATCGGGCAGCGCTGCGGCGACCGGTACGGCGACCAGCTCCCGCTCTACGGCACCGAGCAGGCGGCCCGGGACATGGACGCGGTCCGGGCGGCGGTCGGCGACGACAAGCTCACCTACCTCGGCTACTCGTACGGCACCCTGCTCGGCGCGACCTACGCCCAGCTCTACCCGGACCGGGTCCGGGCCCTGGTGCTCGACGGCGCGGTGGACCCGCAGCAGCAGCTGATCGCCGGGTCGGAGAGCCAGGCGAAAGGCTTCGAGCGGGCGTTCGGCAACTTCGCCCGGTGGTGTACCGCGAACGCCGGCCGCTGCCCGATCGCCCCGGACGCCCGGGGCGCGGTCACCGCCGCCATCGACAAGGCGAAGGTCTCCCCGGTCCGGGGCGGCGACGGGCGGGAGGCCACCGCGGGCTGGGTCTTCTACGCGGTGATCTCCTCGCTGTACACCGAGTCGGGGTGGCAGGAGCTGGCCCGGGCGATCGACCAGCTCCAGGGCGGCGACCCGGCCGGGGTGTTCAAGCTCGCCGACGCGTACGCGGGCCGCGAGGACGACGGGCACTACTCCAACCTCTTCGACGCCAACCTCGCGGTGAACTGCGCCGACGAGACCGAGAAGCCGACCCGGGAGCAGATCCGTCAGCTCCAGTCGCAGTGGCGGGAGAAGTACCCGCTCTTCGGTCCGGCCCTGGCGGTGGGCATGGTGGGCTGCGTGGAGTGGCCCGGCGGGCGGGACCCGTACCCGACCGGCAAGGCGGTGGGTGCGCCGCCGATCGTGGTGGTCGGCACCACCGGCGACCCGGCCACGCCCTACGAGCAGACCGCCGCGCTGGCCTCGATGCTCGGCGTCGGCCGGGTGCTGACCTGGGAGGGCGAGGGGCACACCGCGTACCCGCAGACCGCCTGCGTCACCGCCGCCGTCGACGCCTACCTGATCTCGCTGACCGTTCCCAGAGAGGGACTTCGCTGCCCGGCGCGTTGA
- a CDS encoding potassium channel family protein, whose product MELLLLPFRLIYRGLVWFANSPRTLITSYLVMIVVAGIIYSHVEHKSGVDSVWWAVVTASTVGYGDISPTSWQGRTLAALLISTMVLLVIPLITAHFASRLIVDDDAFEHDEQEELKADVRRMRALLEELAARQGISVPEPERREPVNAPGSEVPLWERSARSGRRRRRR is encoded by the coding sequence ATGGAGCTCCTGCTGCTGCCGTTCCGGTTGATCTACCGGGGCCTGGTCTGGTTCGCCAACTCGCCCCGGACGCTCATCACGTCGTATCTGGTGATGATCGTGGTGGCCGGGATCATCTACAGCCACGTGGAGCACAAGAGCGGCGTCGATTCCGTCTGGTGGGCCGTGGTCACGGCCTCCACCGTCGGGTACGGCGACATCTCGCCGACCAGCTGGCAGGGGCGGACCCTCGCCGCGCTGCTCATCTCCACCATGGTGCTGCTGGTGATCCCGCTGATCACCGCGCACTTCGCCAGCCGGCTGATCGTCGACGACGACGCCTTCGAACACGACGAGCAGGAGGAGCTCAAGGCCGACGTACGCCGGATGCGGGCCCTGCTGGAGGAGCTGGCCGCCCGGCAGGGGATCTCCGTGCCGGAGCCGGAGCGCCGCGAGCCGGTCAACGCGCCGGGCAGCGAAGTCCCTCTCTGGGAACGGTCAGCGAGATCAGGTAGGCGTCGACGGCGGCGGTGA
- a CDS encoding DUF1990 family protein has product MPELTYPDVGATREGPLPPGWRHVQHRVPLPAGSFAAAGAAVLGWRLHRAAGIRIDADAPRAAPGVRVVSRLGVGPLRLAAPCAVVWAADDERRAGFGYGTLPGHPARGEEAFVVTRDSSGAVWFEVRAFSRPDRWFMRAAGPLGRAFQRGYAWWLGRTLRRLCTRP; this is encoded by the coding sequence GTGCCGGAGCTGACCTACCCGGACGTGGGCGCCACCCGCGAGGGGCCGCTGCCGCCCGGCTGGCGGCACGTCCAGCACCGGGTCCCGCTGCCCGCGGGGTCGTTCGCCGCCGCCGGCGCGGCGGTCCTCGGCTGGCGGCTGCACCGCGCGGCCGGCATCCGGATCGATGCCGACGCGCCGCGGGCCGCCCCCGGGGTCCGGGTCGTCTCCCGCCTGGGCGTCGGACCGCTGCGGCTCGCCGCGCCCTGCGCGGTGGTCTGGGCCGCCGACGACGAGCGGCGGGCCGGCTTCGGGTACGGCACGCTGCCCGGTCACCCGGCGCGCGGCGAGGAGGCCTTCGTGGTCACCCGGGACTCCTCCGGCGCGGTCTGGTTCGAGGTCCGCGCGTTCAGCCGCCCGGACCGCTGGTTCATGCGCGCCGCCGGCCCGCTCGGCCGGGCCTTCCAGCGCGGGTACGCCTGGTGGCTCGGCCGTACCCTCCGCCGGCTCTGCACCCGTCCCTGA
- a CDS encoding GNAT family N-acetyltransferase: MTSQVTIAPAGVADAGEILTVQRAAYLVEAQRYGDAFLPPLTETLDEVRAALAGPATVLVARAGHRLVGSVRAQLDDGTAHVGRLSVAPDQQGRGVGGRLLGAIEVACAGRADRCALFTGAESAENLRLYERHGYRVVAHRPDPHGIRLAVLEKALVSPARSDA; encoded by the coding sequence GTGACCTCGCAGGTGACCATCGCCCCGGCCGGCGTCGCGGACGCCGGCGAGATCCTCACCGTGCAGCGCGCCGCGTATCTGGTCGAGGCGCAGCGCTACGGCGACGCGTTCCTCCCGCCGCTGACCGAGACCCTGGACGAGGTACGCGCCGCACTGGCCGGCCCCGCGACGGTGCTGGTCGCCCGGGCCGGGCACCGGCTGGTCGGCTCGGTGCGGGCCCAACTGGATGACGGCACCGCGCACGTCGGTCGGCTGTCGGTGGCCCCCGACCAGCAGGGCCGGGGCGTCGGCGGGCGGCTGCTCGGCGCGATCGAGGTGGCCTGCGCGGGGCGGGCGGACCGGTGCGCCCTGTTCACCGGCGCGGAGAGCGCGGAGAACCTGCGGCTGTACGAGCGGCACGGCTACCGGGTCGTGGCGCACCGGCCGGACCCGCACGGCATCCGGCTGGCCGTGTTGGAGAAGGCGCTGGTCAGCCCCGCGCGCAGCGACGCCTGA
- a CDS encoding ABC transporter ATP-binding protein, with protein MTATAEASAVPDLAALQLRAAQRAAERAGGQDRLRGHIVCDGLVRIFKTEGVEVVALQGLDLVIDRGELVAIVGASGSGKSTLLNILSGLDTPTAGIARVAEYDLLALSHRRRLSYRRKMVGFVWQQTGRNLLPYLTAVENVELPMKLAGGRARRARRERARELLDLVGVGYCAARRPGQMSGGEQQRCAVAVAVANDPEVLFADEPTGELDEATGAEVFAALRTINAELGVTIVVVTHDHAVASQVRRTVAIRDGRTASEVRRTARIAADGSTELVSEEYAVLDRTGRMQLPASFVDALALRDRVRLNLEPDHVEVRPGDRAHAERSEA; from the coding sequence ATGACAGCCACCGCCGAGGCGTCCGCGGTGCCGGACCTGGCCGCCCTGCAACTGCGGGCCGCGCAGCGCGCGGCCGAGCGGGCCGGCGGCCAGGACCGGCTGCGCGGGCACATCGTCTGTGACGGCCTGGTCCGGATCTTCAAGACCGAGGGGGTGGAGGTGGTCGCCCTGCAGGGGCTCGACCTGGTCATCGACCGGGGCGAGCTGGTCGCGATCGTCGGCGCCTCCGGCTCGGGCAAGTCCACCCTGCTGAACATCCTCTCCGGGCTGGACACCCCCACCGCCGGCATCGCCCGGGTCGCCGAGTACGACCTGCTCGCCCTCTCCCACCGGCGTCGGCTCAGCTACCGGCGGAAGATGGTCGGCTTCGTCTGGCAGCAGACCGGGCGCAACCTGCTGCCGTACCTGACCGCGGTGGAGAACGTGGAGCTGCCGATGAAGCTGGCCGGTGGGCGGGCCCGGCGGGCCCGCCGGGAGCGGGCCCGGGAGCTGCTCGACCTGGTCGGGGTCGGCTACTGCGCGGCCCGGCGGCCGGGCCAGATGAGCGGCGGCGAGCAGCAGCGCTGCGCGGTCGCGGTGGCGGTGGCCAACGACCCGGAGGTGCTCTTCGCCGACGAGCCGACCGGCGAGCTGGACGAAGCGACCGGCGCGGAGGTCTTCGCCGCGTTGCGGACGATCAACGCCGAGCTGGGCGTGACCATCGTGGTGGTCACCCACGACCACGCGGTGGCCAGCCAGGTCCGCCGGACCGTCGCGATCCGCGACGGCCGGACCGCCTCCGAGGTACGCCGCACCGCCCGGATCGCCGCGGACGGCAGCACCGAGCTGGTCAGCGAGGAGTACGCGGTGCTTGACCGGACCGGTCGGATGCAGCTCCCGGCGTCCTTCGTCGACGCGCTGGCCCTGCGCGACCGGGTCCGGCTCAACCTGGAACCCGACCACGTCGAGGTGCGGCCCGGCGACCGGGCGCACGCCGAACGGAGTGAGGCATGA
- a CDS encoding ABC transporter ATP-binding protein, with product MTEQLSATSAGATTTAVVRVDGVSRTFGRGEHAVHAVRDVSFCAGRGELVAVRGRSGAGKTTLLNLVGGLDRPDSGRVRVAGHDVTAAGERELLRLRRGTIGFVFQTFGLVPILSAAENVGVPLRLARVPAAEREQRVAVLLELVGLGGHAAQRPYELSGGQQQRVAVARALANEPDLLIADEPTGQLDSETGRSIMDLLRAVVHARGMTALVATHDPALIELADRTLTLRDGRLVDD from the coding sequence ATGACCGAGCAGCTGTCCGCGACGTCGGCGGGCGCGACCACCACCGCGGTGGTCCGGGTCGACGGGGTGAGCCGCACCTTCGGCCGGGGCGAGCACGCGGTGCACGCCGTGCGGGACGTCTCGTTCTGCGCCGGGCGGGGTGAGCTGGTCGCGGTGCGGGGCCGCTCCGGCGCCGGCAAGACCACGCTGCTCAACCTGGTCGGCGGGCTGGACCGGCCGGACTCGGGCCGGGTGCGGGTGGCCGGGCACGACGTGACGGCCGCCGGTGAGCGGGAGCTGCTGCGGCTGCGCCGGGGGACGATCGGTTTCGTGTTCCAGACCTTCGGGCTGGTGCCGATCCTGTCCGCGGCGGAGAACGTCGGGGTGCCGCTGCGGCTGGCCCGGGTGCCGGCGGCCGAGCGGGAGCAGCGGGTCGCGGTGCTGCTGGAGCTGGTCGGTCTCGGCGGGCACGCCGCGCAGCGCCCGTACGAGCTGTCGGGCGGGCAGCAGCAGCGGGTGGCGGTGGCCCGGGCCCTGGCGAACGAGCCGGACCTGTTGATCGCCGACGAGCCGACCGGTCAGCTCGACTCGGAGACCGGGCGGTCCATCATGGACCTGCTGCGGGCGGTGGTGCACGCCCGCGGCATGACCGCGCTGGTGGCCACCCACGACCCGGCGCTGATCGAACTGGCCGACCGGACCCTGACCCTGCGCGACGGCCGCCTGGTCGACGACTGA
- a CDS encoding ATP-dependent DNA ligase → MDLPINPPVEPMLAKSVPQLPTAPGMTYEPKWDGFRCIIFRDGDSVELASRGGKTMTRYFPEVVEQARAQLPERCAVDGELIVIRRDGPGGQPRLDFELLAQRIHPAASRVKLLAETTPADFVAFDLLAIDDEALLDQPYPQRRARLEQALAKVRPPVHVTQVTTDPETARRWFDVFEGAGLDGLIVKPADLPYEPGKRLMFKVKHARTADAVVAGFRWHKSGPVVGSLLLGLYDDAGVLHHIGVSSSFTAARRKELLTELEPYRDVAADHPWVHGDHERGQRIPGGVSRWTGTKNLEWEPLRPELVVEVGYDAMEGDRLRHTAQFVRWRPDRDPRSCRYDQLERPVRYDVDQVLRGDPAATVGSAPGPA, encoded by the coding sequence GTGGACCTGCCGATCAATCCCCCGGTCGAGCCGATGCTGGCCAAGAGCGTGCCCCAGCTCCCCACCGCCCCGGGCATGACGTACGAGCCGAAGTGGGACGGGTTCCGCTGCATCATCTTCCGCGACGGTGACTCCGTCGAGCTGGCCAGCCGCGGTGGCAAGACGATGACCCGCTACTTCCCAGAGGTGGTCGAGCAGGCGCGCGCGCAGCTGCCGGAGCGGTGCGCGGTCGACGGCGAGCTGATCGTGATCCGCCGGGACGGGCCGGGCGGCCAGCCCCGGCTCGACTTCGAGCTGCTCGCCCAGCGCATCCACCCGGCGGCCTCCCGGGTCAAGCTGCTCGCCGAGACCACCCCGGCCGACTTCGTCGCCTTCGACCTGCTGGCCATCGACGACGAGGCGCTGCTCGACCAGCCCTATCCGCAGCGCCGGGCCCGGCTGGAGCAGGCGCTGGCCAAGGTCCGCCCGCCGGTGCACGTCACCCAGGTGACCACCGACCCGGAGACGGCCCGCCGCTGGTTCGACGTCTTCGAGGGCGCCGGGCTGGACGGCCTGATCGTCAAGCCGGCCGACCTGCCGTACGAGCCGGGCAAGCGGCTGATGTTCAAGGTCAAGCACGCCCGCACCGCGGACGCGGTGGTGGCCGGCTTCCGCTGGCACAAGTCCGGCCCGGTGGTCGGCTCGCTGCTGCTCGGCCTCTACGACGACGCGGGCGTGCTGCACCACATCGGGGTCAGCTCCTCGTTCACCGCGGCCCGACGCAAGGAGCTGCTCACCGAGCTGGAGCCGTACCGGGACGTGGCCGCCGACCACCCGTGGGTGCACGGCGACCACGAGCGGGGCCAGCGCATCCCCGGCGGGGTGAGCCGGTGGACCGGCACCAAGAACCTCGAGTGGGAGCCGCTGCGCCCGGAGCTGGTGGTCGAGGTCGGCTACGACGCGATGGAGGGCGACCGGCTGCGGCACACCGCGCAGTTCGTCCGCTGGCGGCCCGACCGCGATCCCCGCTCCTGCCGGTACGACCAGCTGGAGCGCCCGGTCCGCTACGACGTGGACCAGGTGCTGCGCGGGGATCCGGCGGCGACCGTCGGCAGCGCACCGGGCCCGGCGTAG
- a CDS encoding GNAT family N-acetyltransferase, with the protein MTDVIFRDAVRADLPAIIALLADDVLGKARDFTEVDDAYEKAFADIDADPRNHLVVADAGGELVGCMQITYIPGLGRHGAERSLIESVRVRSDLRGRGLGREMMAWAIDQARQRGCALVQLTTDKTRADAHRFYRNLGFVASHEGMKLAL; encoded by the coding sequence ATGACCGACGTGATCTTCCGGGACGCCGTCCGGGCCGACCTGCCCGCCATCATCGCCCTGCTCGCCGACGACGTGCTGGGCAAGGCCCGCGACTTCACCGAGGTCGACGACGCGTACGAGAAGGCGTTCGCCGACATCGACGCCGACCCGCGCAACCACCTGGTCGTCGCGGACGCCGGCGGCGAGCTGGTCGGCTGCATGCAGATCACGTACATCCCGGGGCTGGGCCGGCACGGCGCGGAGCGGTCGCTGATCGAGTCGGTGCGGGTCCGGTCGGACCTGCGGGGCCGGGGGCTCGGCCGGGAGATGATGGCCTGGGCCATCGACCAGGCCCGGCAGCGCGGCTGCGCGCTGGTGCAGCTCACCACGGACAAGACCCGAGCCGACGCGCACCGCTTCTACCGCAACCTGGGCTTCGTGGCCAGCCACGAGGGGATGAAGCTGGCGCTCTGA
- a CDS encoding DNA-3-methyladenine glycosylase family protein, translating into MTPSGPAARRTLRPPAGYRLAASVRALTFSPYDPCARIAAGTFWWATRTPDGPATLTLRQTADELVAEGYGPGAGWVVDRADAVAGLRDDLTGFADLAAAHPVVARLAAQHGGLRMPATGQVFPRLLRAVFEQKVTGKEAYRAYAATVRHFREPAPGPLQPLLLPPEPAAVAAAPYWVFHPFGVEQRRAETLRRAAAAADRLERCADAEEATRRLTAILGIGPWTTAEVVRIAYGDPDAVSVGDYHIPNTVAWALAGEPRGDDARMLALLEPFRGHRGRVCLLLEASGVHAPRYGPRAPIRSFARF; encoded by the coding sequence GTGACTCCTTCCGGACCCGCCGCCCGCCGGACGCTGCGCCCACCGGCCGGCTACCGACTGGCCGCCTCGGTCCGGGCGCTCACCTTCAGCCCGTACGACCCGTGCGCCCGGATCGCCGCCGGCACCTTCTGGTGGGCCACCCGCACCCCGGACGGGCCGGCCACCCTCACGCTGCGGCAGACGGCCGACGAGCTGGTCGCCGAGGGGTACGGGCCGGGCGCCGGCTGGGTGGTCGACCGGGCGGACGCGGTGGCCGGGCTCCGCGACGACCTCACCGGCTTCGCCGACCTCGCCGCCGCGCACCCGGTGGTGGCCCGGCTGGCCGCCCAGCACGGCGGGCTGCGGATGCCCGCCACCGGCCAGGTCTTCCCCCGGCTGCTGCGGGCCGTCTTCGAGCAGAAGGTCACCGGCAAGGAGGCCTACCGGGCGTACGCGGCCACCGTGCGGCACTTCCGCGAACCCGCGCCGGGGCCCCTGCAGCCGCTGCTGCTGCCCCCGGAGCCGGCCGCGGTGGCCGCCGCCCCGTACTGGGTCTTCCACCCGTTCGGGGTGGAGCAGCGGCGGGCCGAGACGCTGCGCCGCGCGGCCGCCGCCGCCGACCGCCTGGAGCGCTGCGCGGACGCCGAGGAGGCCACCCGCCGGCTGACCGCGATCCTGGGCATCGGCCCGTGGACCACCGCCGAGGTGGTGCGGATCGCGTACGGCGACCCGGACGCGGTCAGCGTCGGCGACTACCACATCCCGAACACCGTCGCCTGGGCCCTCGCGGGCGAGCCGCGCGGGGACGACGCCCGGATGCTGGCGCTGCTGGAGCCGTTCCGCGGCCACCGGGGGCGGGTCTGCCTGCTGCTGGAGGCGAGCGGCGTGCACGCCCCGCGCTACGGCCCGCGCGCCCCGATCCGCTCCTTCGCCCGCTTCTGA
- a CDS encoding FtsX-like permease family protein, which yields MSFLEVVRRVRAYGGHFLLLAVLTLVTALLITAVPRVADRLTGQGLREHVAGQPVARRDLLYTTAEAPMRGTTRSVATLQAGELDALQQRMPPAVRHSIGERWYAARTGFTRLTGPDLTSDKGLIDLSLRSLGGVREAAGLVEGRWPEAGVTDDGAVELALAETVAGPLGLRAGSRLRLSVLDADGKPLRAKQITLVGVFRPTDRSDGIWDALPSMLRLAAPEGDGEPFLTVGVTADAGFDAMAAAGWPVGFAWRYRISPDRITPGQLGELIDGLSTLDRTRPAGITLTQGVDIPLRRFAESLAAARTLLAVIAAGLLATLAGLTVLAARLAARRRRAEYVLLRARGGSTGAVLRRGLAESALVLPVAAGAGWLLGGLLPGGGSQLRWVLLAAALATLALPAAALTGQRSSGRADLIGARSTAVRLTVEASLLGVAVLGAFLLRRRGLTLGGSVDPLLVSVPVLVAVAAALLALRAYPWPLRLLSRAAARARGSVAFLGTARAGRAAATAPLVVVVLAIATAVFCGVVAAGIEAGRDRAASRAVPGDVLVDGERFAPDTAAALAGLPGVRAVAPLLVESAQRPYADAAGRFGGVGETQVLLVDGATFAEVGRRAGVAVPDVLRTSGDGSTPLPALVSPALAADLADAGLADAAGRRPAWLDVQGNRLPVRMARTVGEFPLVDRNIERFVVLPWPTLPAHAPHPLVPTGFVLAGDGIDAAAVSRVVDEGQRRYQRGGVVTGGERPLAPEVRTWSAVRAELGGSGVNGLLVFGFAIGAAGGAGLGLLALAFAVLAGARGRGQVLSRLRTMGLSRRQWRGLLLVELTPLVLVSVLTGALVGALLPLLLTPVLGLPAFTGGAAVRVRFDPGLVAGVLGLAVLALGFAVAVEALNNRRMRLGEVLRLGEES from the coding sequence ATGAGTTTCCTCGAGGTGGTTCGGCGGGTCCGCGCCTACGGCGGGCACTTCCTGCTGCTCGCCGTGCTGACCCTGGTCACCGCGCTGCTGATCACGGCGGTGCCCCGGGTCGCCGACCGGCTGACCGGGCAGGGGCTGCGGGAGCACGTCGCCGGGCAGCCGGTGGCCCGCCGGGACCTGCTCTACACCACGGCGGAGGCGCCGATGCGGGGGACGACCCGGTCGGTGGCCACCCTCCAGGCCGGCGAGCTGGACGCGCTCCAGCAGCGGATGCCCCCGGCCGTGCGGCACTCGATCGGCGAGCGGTGGTACGCGGCCCGGACCGGGTTCACCCGGCTCACCGGGCCGGATTTGACCTCCGACAAGGGACTGATCGACCTCAGCCTGCGCAGCCTGGGCGGGGTCCGGGAGGCGGCCGGCCTGGTCGAGGGGCGGTGGCCGGAGGCGGGCGTGACCGACGACGGCGCCGTCGAGCTGGCCCTCGCCGAGACGGTCGCCGGCCCGCTCGGGCTGCGTGCCGGCAGCCGGCTGCGGCTGTCCGTCCTCGACGCCGACGGCAAACCGCTGAGGGCGAAGCAGATCACGCTGGTCGGCGTGTTCCGGCCGACCGACCGGAGCGACGGGATCTGGGACGCCCTCCCGTCGATGCTGCGGCTCGCCGCGCCCGAGGGGGACGGCGAGCCGTTCCTGACCGTCGGGGTGACCGCCGACGCCGGCTTCGACGCGATGGCCGCGGCCGGCTGGCCGGTCGGCTTCGCCTGGCGTTACCGGATCTCGCCCGACCGGATCACCCCAGGGCAGCTCGGCGAGCTGATCGACGGGCTGTCCACCCTGGACCGGACCCGCCCCGCCGGGATCACCCTCACCCAGGGCGTGGACATCCCGCTGCGGCGGTTCGCCGAGTCGCTCGCCGCCGCGCGTACGCTGCTCGCCGTCATCGCCGCCGGGCTGCTCGCCACCCTGGCCGGCCTGACCGTGCTCGCCGCCCGGCTGGCGGCGCGCCGACGCCGGGCCGAGTATGTGCTGCTGCGCGCCCGGGGCGGCTCGACCGGCGCGGTGCTGCGCCGCGGACTGGCCGAGTCGGCGCTGGTCCTGCCCGTCGCGGCCGGCGCCGGCTGGCTGCTCGGCGGCCTCCTGCCCGGCGGCGGCTCGCAGCTGCGCTGGGTGCTGCTCGCCGCCGCGCTGGCGACGCTCGCGCTGCCGGCCGCCGCGCTGACCGGGCAGCGGTCGTCCGGCCGGGCCGACCTGATCGGCGCCCGGTCCACCGCGGTCCGGCTCACCGTCGAGGCGAGCCTGCTCGGCGTGGCCGTGCTCGGGGCGTTCCTGCTGCGCCGCCGGGGGCTGACCCTCGGCGGGTCGGTGGACCCGCTGCTGGTGTCCGTGCCGGTGCTGGTGGCGGTCGCCGCGGCGCTGCTCGCGCTGCGCGCGTACCCGTGGCCGCTGCGGCTGCTCAGCCGGGCGGCCGCCCGGGCCCGGGGCAGCGTCGCCTTCCTCGGCACGGCGCGGGCCGGCCGGGCCGCCGCGACCGCGCCGCTGGTGGTGGTCGTGCTGGCGATCGCGACGGCCGTGTTCTGCGGGGTGGTGGCGGCCGGCATCGAGGCCGGCCGGGACCGGGCCGCCTCCCGCGCCGTCCCCGGGGACGTGCTGGTCGACGGGGAGCGGTTCGCCCCGGACACCGCCGCGGCGCTGGCCGGGCTGCCCGGGGTGCGGGCGGTCGCCCCGCTGCTGGTGGAGTCGGCCCAGCGCCCGTACGCCGACGCCGCCGGCCGGTTCGGCGGGGTCGGGGAGACCCAGGTGCTGCTGGTCGACGGCGCCACCTTCGCGGAGGTGGGCCGCCGCGCCGGCGTCGCGGTGCCCGACGTCCTCCGTACCAGCGGTGACGGCTCGACGCCGCTGCCGGCGCTGGTCTCCCCGGCGCTGGCGGCGGACCTCGCCGACGCGGGGCTCGCCGACGCCGCGGGCCGGCGGCCGGCCTGGCTCGACGTCCAGGGCAACCGGCTGCCGGTGCGGATGGCCCGGACCGTCGGGGAGTTCCCGCTGGTCGACCGGAACATCGAACGTTTCGTGGTGCTGCCCTGGCCGACGCTGCCGGCGCACGCCCCGCATCCGCTGGTGCCCACCGGTTTCGTGCTGGCCGGCGACGGCATCGACGCGGCGGCGGTGAGCCGGGTGGTGGACGAGGGGCAGCGCCGCTACCAGCGCGGCGGGGTGGTCACCGGCGGGGAGCGGCCCCTCGCGCCGGAGGTGCGCACCTGGTCGGCCGTGCGGGCGGAGCTCGGCGGCAGCGGGGTGAATGGGCTGCTCGTCTTCGGTTTCGCCATCGGCGCGGCCGGCGGCGCCGGGCTGGGCCTGCTCGCGCTGGCGTTCGCGGTGCTGGCCGGGGCCCGTGGTCGCGGTCAGGTGCTGTCCCGGCTGCGCACCATGGGGCTGTCCCGGCGGCAGTGGCGGGGGCTGCTGCTGGTCGAGCTGACCCCGCTGGTGCTGGTCTCGGTGCTCACCGGCGCGCTGGTCGGTGCGTTGCTGCCCCTGCTGTTGACCCCCGTCCTCGGCCTGCCCGCGTTCACCGGGGGCGCGGCGGTGCGGGTGCGTTTCGACCCCGGTCTGGTCGCCGGCGTGCTCGGGCTGGCCGTGCTGGCCCTCGGCTTCGCGGTCGCCGTCGAGGCCCTGAACAACCGTCGGATGCGCCTCGGTGAGGTGCTCCGGCTCGGAGAGGAGAGCTGA